A single region of the Gemmatimonas sp. UBA7669 genome encodes:
- a CDS encoding DUF6544 family protein codes for MCSFTDQRFDAALDRAVAAQLSSNDSSGSADLVTEADLVALPTPVATYLRRCGVVGKPRVHNAVIDMHATLYRAPDQPPMETPVLQVSFVHPPTRLFLLHTHMFGLPVHGVHAYNSTDASMDIRLLGLLPVVRESGQALHRAESVTVLNDWCIMMPAALLDSRLTWKEQSERQVDVAFRSGGDTVHASLEFDVHGDLVNFSSDDRHFLDADGFRWTTPLRFYRDFGGVRLASQGDAIWHYRDREPFTYGTFTLRRVRYNVPADELPHADQLRRV; via the coding sequence ATGTGCTCGTTTACCGACCAGCGTTTTGATGCCGCGCTCGACCGCGCGGTGGCCGCTCAATTGTCGAGCAATGACAGCAGCGGCTCGGCAGACCTCGTGACCGAGGCGGACCTTGTGGCACTGCCCACACCCGTGGCCACCTATCTGCGGCGCTGCGGCGTGGTAGGAAAGCCCCGAGTACACAACGCGGTCATTGACATGCATGCCACGCTGTATCGCGCCCCCGATCAGCCGCCCATGGAAACGCCCGTGCTGCAGGTGAGCTTCGTGCACCCGCCCACGCGGCTCTTTCTGTTGCACACGCACATGTTCGGGCTGCCCGTGCACGGAGTGCATGCCTACAACAGCACCGACGCCAGCATGGACATTCGCCTGCTGGGTTTGCTGCCGGTGGTTCGCGAGTCAGGTCAAGCGCTGCACCGCGCGGAGTCCGTCACGGTGCTCAACGACTGGTGCATCATGATGCCAGCCGCCCTGCTCGATTCGCGTCTCACCTGGAAGGAACAAAGCGAACGACAGGTGGACGTGGCGTTCCGGAGCGGTGGGGACACGGTGCATGCTTCACTCGAATTTGACGTCCACGGCGATCTGGTGAACTTCAGCTCCGATGACCGCCACTTTCTGGACGCGGACGGATTCCGCTGGACCACCCCGCTGCGCTTCTACCGCGACTTTGGCGGCGTGCGACTGGCCAGTCAGGGTGATGCCATCTGGCACTACCGCGACCGTGAGCCCTTTACCTACGGCACCTTCACGTTGCGGCGCGTGCGCTACAACGTGCCGGCCGACGAGCTGCCACACGCGGATCAACTGCGGCGTGTGTGA